A single Brucella intermedia LMG 3301 DNA region contains:
- a CDS encoding PRC-barrel domain-containing protein, translated as MKRFLASTALAALIALPAFAQDRSPIFSDEKQEKPIASENGYFVASPGQLLVSGFIGQAVYNGPSNDAANIGTVNDMILGADGSPQAVVIGVGGFLGVGEKNVAIGFDRLSWVVREDGKRWLIVDATKEQLEKAPAFDRNTAFAADGAPRAEPPAAEKTITTQKADRVMPEGMKPVPSEGLSADKLIGATVFGADETKIGTVGDVLMSADGQTEAFVVDVGGFLGINSKPVAVSIANLDVASGKDDKLNVFTQFTKEQLEAQPAYSDEAYKKDPEGTILHGEAE; from the coding sequence ATGAAACGATTTCTCGCCTCCACGGCTCTTGCCGCGCTGATCGCCCTGCCCGCTTTCGCTCAGGACCGTTCGCCGATTTTCTCCGATGAGAAACAGGAAAAGCCGATCGCCAGCGAGAATGGATATTTCGTTGCATCGCCCGGCCAGCTTCTGGTGTCGGGCTTCATCGGACAGGCGGTCTATAACGGCCCCTCCAATGACGCCGCCAATATCGGCACGGTCAATGACATGATCCTCGGCGCCGATGGCAGCCCGCAGGCGGTGGTGATCGGGGTCGGCGGCTTCCTCGGCGTGGGCGAAAAGAACGTCGCAATCGGCTTCGACCGCCTGTCATGGGTGGTTCGCGAAGACGGCAAGCGCTGGCTGATCGTGGATGCCACCAAGGAACAGCTTGAAAAGGCACCGGCCTTCGACCGCAACACCGCTTTCGCAGCCGATGGCGCGCCGCGCGCCGAACCTCCCGCCGCCGAAAAGACGATCACCACCCAGAAGGCGGACAGGGTCATGCCCGAGGGCATGAAGCCGGTGCCGTCGGAAGGACTGAGCGCCGACAAGCTGATCGGGGCGACTGTTTTCGGCGCGGACGAAACCAAGATCGGGACAGTCGGCGATGTGCTGATGTCCGCCGACGGGCAGACGGAGGCATTCGTCGTGGACGTCGGCGGCTTCCTCGGCATCAATTCCAAGCCGGTGGCCGTATCCATCGCCAATCTCGATGTGGCGAGCGGCAAGGACGACAAGCTCAATGTCTTCACGCAGTTCACCAAGGAACAGCTTGAGGCGCAGCCCGCCTATTCGGACGAAGCCTACAAGAAGGACCCGGAAGGCACGATCCTGCACGGCGAAGCCGAGTAA
- a CDS encoding DUF883 family protein, which translates to MARASAKTSKIEEKIEEALTDASAEDLQAQVEQLKEDIAAIAATLANLGSQTVRDAKRSAKETYKSAYIQGEDAIDDLRNKAQDLEAQLTATVRERPIASLATALGVGYLLALLSRR; encoded by the coding sequence ATGGCGCGAGCATCCGCGAAAACGAGCAAGATCGAAGAAAAGATCGAGGAAGCGCTGACCGATGCCAGCGCGGAAGACCTTCAGGCACAGGTCGAGCAACTCAAGGAAGACATTGCCGCCATCGCGGCGACACTGGCCAATCTCGGTTCGCAGACGGTCCGCGACGCCAAACGCAGCGCGAAGGAGACCTACAAGAGCGCCTATATCCAGGGCGAGGACGCCATCGATGATCTGCGCAACAAGGCCCAGGATCTCGAAGCCCAGCTGACGGCAACGGTGCGGGAACGCCCGATTGCCTCGCTCGCCACTGCACTCGGCGTCGGCTATCTGCTGGCCCTGCTCTCGCGCCGCTGA
- a CDS encoding phage holin family protein, with translation MLKALMPLLTAMAGEELKFVAGQTKRAAIFGAAIAIFAIIAVTFLCVAAFLALAQSYGGPLAALILAALSLIVALLILAVMKIQAASEARKRKEKMEADKTAMMATAAIATVPAILKRPILAAALPLAGIALVSLLSDKKKRPPRS, from the coding sequence ATGCTGAAAGCTCTCATGCCCCTTTTGACTGCAATGGCAGGCGAGGAACTGAAGTTCGTGGCGGGCCAGACGAAACGCGCCGCGATCTTCGGCGCGGCCATCGCGATCTTCGCGATCATCGCAGTCACCTTCCTCTGTGTCGCCGCTTTCCTGGCGCTTGCGCAGAGCTATGGCGGTCCGCTGGCGGCTCTCATTCTCGCGGCTTTGTCGCTGATCGTGGCGCTTCTCATCCTCGCGGTGATGAAGATTCAGGCTGCGTCAGAGGCCCGAAAGCGCAAGGAGAAAATGGAGGCGGACAAGACGGCCATGATGGCAACGGCCGCAATCGCAACCGTTCCCGCCATCCTCAAGCGGCCCATACTGGCCGCCGCCCTGCCGCTTGCGGGCATTGCGCTCGTCTCGCTGCTTTCCGACAAGAAGAAGCGCCCACCGCGAAGCTGA
- a CDS encoding sensor histidine kinase produces the protein MPSALWKKLLQSTSKPVAVIVSLGLVLLSAIMTLFLSSGVNHQVIDISRNYALRQQVDKVARLASNIEMSRRGYLLTLDETYLDLYRNTILSVDKTLADLEALTDQNPLQDARVKQIRALVEREQEDVRETVGLAQAGNVAAAVEKVRGDEGKVLMDQLASTVTQFIDAEEQQLLERNKRINRMRYWMTATSIVALASAAMLALLLFSRVQRYARSMFEGQTVLRSEKQLLEQRVKERTAELEEERRIAERERQRVELLLQDTNHRIGNSLATVSSLLGLQMRQTRSEDARAALAAARDRVQTVSTAHRRLRLGEDMESARVDDFLGTVIDDIRNAIGQDRKIEFTTDLAPLDLKARDVTTIGIILGELVTNAIKHAFKGRTEGHIRISLKPGEDAVPVLVVEDDGVGLDHHKFGEKNGLGTLVIEQLCMQFGEKPVYCKTDNGVGTRVIVRLSSLLESSDKAAGQ, from the coding sequence TTGCCATCAGCCTTGTGGAAAAAACTGCTTCAATCGACGTCGAAGCCGGTTGCGGTTATCGTCTCGCTTGGGCTCGTGCTTCTGTCGGCGATCATGACGCTGTTTCTGTCGTCGGGCGTAAACCACCAGGTGATCGATATTTCCCGCAACTATGCCCTGCGCCAGCAGGTCGACAAGGTTGCGCGCCTTGCCAGCAATATTGAGATGAGCCGACGCGGCTATCTTCTGACGCTCGATGAGACCTATCTCGATCTCTATCGCAACACGATCCTGAGCGTCGACAAGACGCTCGCCGATCTTGAAGCCCTGACGGACCAGAACCCGTTGCAGGATGCGCGGGTCAAGCAGATACGCGCGTTGGTCGAACGTGAACAGGAAGATGTGCGCGAGACGGTCGGTCTTGCGCAGGCCGGCAATGTGGCGGCAGCGGTGGAGAAAGTGCGCGGCGACGAGGGCAAGGTGCTGATGGACCAGCTTGCCAGCACGGTGACGCAATTCATCGATGCGGAAGAACAGCAGCTTCTCGAGCGCAACAAGCGCATCAACCGCATGCGCTACTGGATGACCGCCACCTCCATCGTGGCGCTGGCTTCCGCCGCCATGCTGGCGCTTTTGCTGTTCAGCCGCGTGCAGCGTTATGCGCGGTCTATGTTCGAGGGGCAGACTGTGCTGCGCTCCGAAAAGCAGTTGCTGGAGCAGCGCGTGAAGGAACGGACCGCCGAGCTGGAAGAGGAGCGCCGCATCGCCGAGCGCGAGCGCCAGCGGGTCGAGCTTCTGCTGCAGGACACCAACCATCGCATCGGCAATTCGCTGGCAACCGTGTCATCGCTGCTTGGCCTCCAGATGCGCCAGACCCGCAGCGAGGATGCGCGCGCCGCGCTAGCCGCCGCCCGCGACCGCGTCCAGACCGTATCGACGGCGCATCGCCGCCTGCGTCTGGGCGAGGACATGGAATCAGCCCGCGTGGACGATTTTCTCGGCACCGTCATCGATGATATCCGCAACGCCATCGGGCAGGACCGGAAGATCGAGTTCACCACCGATCTGGCGCCGCTTGACCTGAAAGCCCGCGATGTGACGACGATCGGCATCATTCTGGGCGAACTCGTCACCAATGCGATCAAGCATGCATTCAAGGGGCGCACAGAAGGCCATATCCGCATCAGCCTGAAGCCGGGCGAGGATGCCGTTCCCGTGCTGGTCGTGGAAGATGACGGCGTCGGGCTGGATCATCACAAGTTCGGCGAAAAGAACGGTCTCGGGACGCTCGTCATCGAGCAGCTTTGCATGCAGTTCGGCGAAAAGCCGGTTTACTGCAAGACCGATAATGGTGTTGGAACGCGAGTGATCGTTCGTCTGTCCTCGCTCCTCGAAAGCTCCGACAAGGCGGCTGGCCAATAG
- a CDS encoding RNA polymerase sigma factor, whose amino-acid sequence MNTAPGPSVESNAQFKRELLSSLPSLRAFAVSLIGQHDKADDLVQDTIMKAWAKQESFEMGTNMKAWLFTILRNEFYTQMRKRGREVQDTDGVFSEQLAVHPSQYGTLDLQDFRAALEQLPDDQREAIILIGASGFAYEEAAEICGCAVGTIKSRVSRARTRLQEILKIEGESDYGPDADSSRATLRSFA is encoded by the coding sequence GTGAACACAGCACCCGGTCCGTCGGTTGAGAGTAATGCACAGTTCAAGCGAGAACTCCTGTCGTCGCTGCCGAGCCTGCGCGCCTTCGCGGTGTCGCTGATCGGCCAGCATGACAAGGCGGATGATCTCGTACAGGATACGATCATGAAAGCCTGGGCCAAGCAGGAGTCCTTCGAGATGGGGACCAATATGAAGGCCTGGCTGTTCACCATTTTGCGCAATGAGTTCTACACGCAGATGCGCAAGCGCGGCCGCGAGGTGCAGGACACGGATGGCGTGTTCAGCGAGCAGCTCGCCGTGCATCCTTCCCAATATGGCACGCTCGACTTGCAGGATTTCCGTGCGGCGCTGGAGCAGTTGCCGGATGACCAGCGCGAAGCGATCATCCTGATCGGCGCATCAGGCTTTGCCTATGAGGAAGCTGCCGAAATATGCGGCTGTGCCGTCGGAACCATCAAGAGCCGCGTCAGCCGTGCCCGCACGCGCCTGCAGGAAATCCTCAAGATCGAGGGCGAAAGCGATTACGGTCCCGATGCGGATTCATCGCGGGCCACGTTGAGAAGCTTCGCATGA
- a CDS encoding NepR family anti-sigma factor, which produces MAEKENLLMNGAGVRSTRRVQKDILGPNCEVGLKLKALYTSIQDETIPDRFLDLLEKLDQAEQESMREHSTRSVG; this is translated from the coding sequence ATGGCAGAAAAAGAAAACCTTCTTATGAACGGAGCCGGGGTTCGGTCGACCCGCCGCGTTCAGAAGGATATATTAGGACCAAATTGTGAAGTCGGATTGAAACTAAAGGCACTGTACACCTCGATACAGGACGAGACGATCCCGGATCGCTTCCTCGATCTTCTCGAAAAACTCGATCAGGCTGAACAGGAGAGTATGCGTGAACACAGCACCCGGTCCGTCGGTTGA
- a CDS encoding response regulator, whose protein sequence is MTLSTRIAPHLPYLRRFSRALTGSQASGDAYVAAALEALIADVSIFPEGSSDRIGLYRLFCNLYKTASVRVPEPASEFAWEQQAARNLAHIAPLPRQAFLLVAVEGFSDKEAAEILELDDAELSRVLSVASTEISRQVATRIMIIEDEPLIAMDIEQMVESLGHEVVGIARTRDEALALYRQEKPRMVLADIQLADGSSGIDAVNEILQNDAIPVIFITAFPERLLTGERPEPTFLVTKPFNPDMVKALISQALFFEEASQVAA, encoded by the coding sequence ATGACGTTATCGACGCGTATCGCGCCGCACCTTCCCTATCTTCGTCGTTTTTCCCGCGCTCTTACCGGCTCGCAGGCTTCCGGCGATGCCTATGTGGCGGCGGCGCTTGAAGCATTGATCGCCGATGTGAGCATATTCCCGGAGGGTTCCTCCGACCGGATCGGTCTCTATCGCCTTTTCTGCAACCTCTACAAGACGGCCTCCGTCCGCGTGCCGGAACCGGCGTCGGAATTTGCATGGGAACAGCAGGCGGCAAGAAATCTTGCCCATATCGCCCCGCTGCCGCGTCAGGCCTTCCTGCTTGTGGCAGTAGAGGGTTTTTCCGACAAAGAAGCCGCCGAAATTCTCGAACTGGACGACGCCGAACTGAGCCGCGTCCTCTCGGTCGCTTCCACCGAAATTTCGCGCCAGGTGGCGACGCGCATCATGATCATCGAGGATGAGCCGCTGATCGCGATGGATATCGAGCAGATGGTGGAAAGCCTCGGCCATGAGGTCGTGGGCATTGCGCGCACCAGGGACGAGGCGCTGGCGCTCTACAGGCAGGAGAAGCCGCGCATGGTGCTGGCCGATATCCAGCTTGCCGATGGCAGCTCGGGCATCGATGCGGTGAATGAAATCCTGCAGAACGATGCGATACCGGTCATCTTCATCACCGCATTCCCGGAACGCCTGTTGACGGGCGAACGCCCGGAACCGACCTTCCTCGTCACCAAGCCGTTCAATCCGGATATGGTGAAAGCACTGATCAGCCAGGCGCTCTTCTTCGAGGAAGCCTCGCAGGTCGCAGCCTAG
- a CDS encoding DUF1328 domain-containing protein, translating to MLYYALVFLVVALVAGALGFGGIAGASAGIAQILFFVFLALLVISLIASAIRKA from the coding sequence ATGCTTTACTATGCGCTTGTATTTCTCGTGGTGGCACTCGTAGCAGGTGCGCTTGGCTTCGGCGGCATCGCTGGTGCGTCGGCTGGTATAGCGCAGATTCTGTTCTTTGTGTTCCTTGCCTTGCTCGTCATTTCGCTCATCGCGTCGGCGATCCGCAAGGCCTAG
- a CDS encoding sensor histidine kinase, producing the protein MTAGTKFNLQDAEPDAARLRALLRAVRNSNVCVLYQGPDLAYSWGENIPLYWQEKWKVGGNDCDFIFSAALHKLVGAKQAALDTGEAQNVEIAINDGDKLRWIEFHVDCDRDDEGNIQGLVTTAIEISELKRREQVLKTLLREVSHRSKNLLAIVQSIASQTARFTDTIDDFLLKFRGRIQSLSYSQDLVTDSNWRGALFRDLVHSQVEKYIDVSDERLSIEGDNPYLFPGAALHVGLALHELVVNATSFGGLSIPYGRVKISAKVLHLTGGVDQLEFLWEETNPAMPEVFEHDPRFGSAVLQRIVPASVNGHADYRIDGTGAVYSLTIPTEQFDA; encoded by the coding sequence ATGACAGCTGGCACAAAATTCAACCTGCAGGATGCCGAGCCGGACGCAGCGCGTCTGCGGGCCCTGTTGCGGGCAGTGCGCAACAGCAATGTCTGCGTGCTCTATCAAGGCCCCGACCTCGCCTATTCGTGGGGCGAGAACATTCCGCTCTACTGGCAGGAAAAGTGGAAAGTGGGCGGCAACGACTGCGACTTCATCTTCTCCGCAGCCCTGCACAAGCTTGTCGGCGCCAAGCAGGCGGCGCTTGATACGGGCGAAGCGCAGAATGTGGAGATCGCCATCAATGACGGCGACAAGCTGCGCTGGATAGAGTTTCATGTCGATTGTGACCGCGACGACGAGGGCAATATTCAAGGCCTCGTCACCACGGCGATCGAGATCAGCGAACTGAAGCGGCGCGAGCAGGTGCTGAAGACCCTGCTGCGCGAAGTGAGCCACCGCTCCAAGAACCTTCTGGCCATCGTGCAGAGCATCGCCAGCCAGACGGCGCGCTTTACCGACACCATCGATGATTTCCTGCTGAAGTTTCGCGGGCGCATCCAGTCGCTGTCCTATTCGCAGGATCTGGTGACGGATTCGAACTGGCGCGGGGCATTGTTTCGCGATCTCGTGCATTCCCAGGTCGAGAAATATATCGACGTCAGCGACGAGCGCCTGAGCATCGAAGGGGATAACCCCTATCTTTTCCCGGGCGCGGCCCTGCATGTCGGCCTTGCGCTGCACGAACTCGTGGTCAATGCGACCTCTTTCGGCGGTCTTTCCATCCCCTATGGCCGGGTGAAAATTTCGGCGAAGGTCCTTCATCTGACGGGCGGCGTCGACCAGCTGGAATTCCTCTGGGAAGAAACCAATCCGGCGATGCCCGAGGTTTTCGAGCATGACCCGCGGTTCGGCAGCGCCGTGTTGCAACGCATCGTCCCCGCCTCCGTCAATGGTCACGCCGATTATCGCATAGACGGTACCGGGGCGGTCTATTCGCTCACCATCCCGACGGAGCAGTTCGACGCCTGA
- a CDS encoding Fur family transcriptional regulator, translated as MSESYKKPDYEQELRQAGVRITRPRRIILNILTETEDHPDALEIFRRAVEIDSSISLSTVYRTMKLLEERGAIHRHAFAGGPSRFEQASGAHHDHIIDMDSGEVVEFRSDKIEKLQEEIARSLGYEIVHHRLELYCKKIGN; from the coding sequence ATGAGTGAATCGTACAAGAAACCCGATTATGAACAGGAACTGCGCCAGGCAGGCGTCCGCATCACGCGGCCGCGCCGGATCATCCTGAACATATTGACCGAGACGGAAGATCACCCCGACGCGCTGGAGATTTTCCGCCGGGCGGTCGAGATCGACAGCAGCATTTCGCTGTCGACCGTCTATCGAACGATGAAGCTTCTGGAAGAGCGCGGCGCGATTCACCGGCACGCCTTTGCGGGCGGGCCCTCGCGTTTTGAGCAGGCAAGCGGCGCGCATCACGACCATATCATCGACATGGATTCCGGCGAGGTGGTCGAATTCCGCTCCGACAAGATCGAAAAGCTGCAGGAAGAAATCGCCCGGTCGCTCGGTTACGAGATCGTCCATCACCGGCTCGAACTTTATTGCAAAAAAATCGGAAACTGA